One segment of Hippopotamus amphibius kiboko isolate mHipAmp2 chromosome 2, mHipAmp2.hap2, whole genome shotgun sequence DNA contains the following:
- the PRPF39 gene encoding pre-mRNA-processing factor 39 isoform X1 — MQNSHVDEYRNSNNGSTGNSSEVVVEQSADFSTEIMNVTEMEQSPDGSPTVNTTTEENEIANTVDLPVTETEANFPPEYEKFWKTVESNPQDFTGWVYLLQYVEQENHLMAARKAFDKFFIHYPYCYGYWKKYADLEKRHDNIKQSDEVYRRGLQAIPLSVDLWIHYINFLKETLDAGDLETNSTIRGTFEHAVLAAGTDFRSDRLWEMYINWENEQGNLREVTAIYDRILGIPTQLYSHHFQRFKEHVQNNLPRDLLTGDQFIQLRRELASVNGHSGDDGPPGDDLPSGIEDITDPAKLITEIENMRHRIIEIHQEMFNYNEHEVSKRWTFEEGIKRPYFHVKPLEKAQLKNWKEYLEFEIENGTHERVVVLFERCVISCALYEEFWIKYAKYMENHSIEGVRHVFSRACTIHLPKKPMVHMLWAAFEEQQGNINEARNILRTFEECVLGLAMVRLRRVSLERRLGNMEEAERLLQEAIKNAKSNNESSFYAIKLARHLFKIQKNLPKSRKVLLEAIERDKENTKLYLNLLEMEYSGDLKQNEENILNCFDKAIHGSLPMKMRITFSQRKVEFLEDFGSDVNKLLNAYDEHQTLLKEQDSLKRKAENGSEEPEEKKAHTEDTTSSSTQMIDGDLQANQAAYSYSAWYQYNYQNPWNYGQYYPPPPT, encoded by the exons atgCAGAATTCTCACGTGGATGAGTACAGAAATTCCAATAATGGCAGCACAGGCAACAGTTCAGAGGTAGTGGTAGAGCAGTCTGCCGATTTCAGTACTGAGATTATGAATGTTACAGAAATGGAACAGTCACCTGATGGATCTCCAACTGTGAATACGactacagaagaaaatgaaatagcaaaTACTGTGGACCTTCCAGTGacagaaacagaagcaaatttTCCTCCTGAATATGAAAAGTTTTGGAAAACTGTAGAAAGTAATCCTCAGGATTTTACAGGCTGGGTATATTTGCTTCAGTATGTAGAACAGGAG aaTCACTTGATGGCTGCCAGGAAAGCGTTTGACAAATTTTTCATACACTATCCGTATTGCTATGGTTATTGGAAAAAGTATGCAGACCTCGAAAAGCGACATGACAACATTAAACAATCAGATGAG gtGTATCGCCGGGGGCTTCAGGCAATACCTCTTAGTGTTGACCTTTGGATACATTATATAAACTTCTTAAAAGAAACATTGGACGCTGGCGATCTTGAGACAAACAGTACAATAAGAGG aacTTTCGAGCATGCTGTTCTGGCTGCAGGAACAGATTTCCGATCTGACAGACTGTGGGAAATGTATATAAATTGGGAAAATGAACAGGGAAACCTGAGAGAAGTTACAGCTATATATGATCGTATTCTTGGTATTCCAACACAGCTGTACAGTCATCATTTTCAGAG ATTTAAAGAACACGTACAGAATAACTTGCCTAGAGATCTTCTAACTGGTGACCAGTTTATTCAGCTGCGAAGAGAGTTAGCTTCTGTAAATGGGCATAGCGGTGATGATGGTCCTCCTGGTGATGATCTGCCATCAGGAATTGAAGACATAACTGACCCAGCAAAG ctAATtactgaaatagaaaacatgagaCATAGAATCATTGAAATTCATCAAGAAATGTTTAATTATAATGAGCATGAAGTTAGTAAAAGGTGGACATTTGAAGAAGGT ATTAAAAGACCTTATTTTCATGTGAAACCATTGGAAAAGGCACAActgaaaaactggaaagaatatTTAGAATTTGAAATTGAGAATGGTACTCATGAACGAGTTGTGGTTCTCTTTGAAAGATGTGTCATATCATGTGCCCTCTATGAGGAGTTTTGGATTAAG TATGCCAAGTATATGGAAAATCATAGCATTGAAGGAGTGAGGCATGTCTTCAGCAGAGCTTGCACAATTCATCTCCCAAAGAAACCCATGGTGCATATGCTTTGGGCAGCTTTTGAGGAACAGCAGG GTAATATTAACGAAGCCAGGAATATCTTGAGAACATTTGAAGAATGTGTTCTAGGATTGGCAATGGTTCGTTTGAGAAGAGTAAGTTTAGAACGACGACTTGGAAATATGGAAGAAGCTGAACGTTTGCTTCAGGAAGCCATTAAGAATGCCAAATCAAATAATGAATCATCATTTTATGCTATCAAACTAGCACGAcatcttttcaaaatacaaaaaaaccttCCAAAATCAAGAAAGGTGCTTTTGGAAGCTATTGAAAGAGACAaa GAGAACACaaagttatacctcaatttacTTGAAATGGAATATAGTGGTGACctcaaacaaaatgaagaaaatatcctAAATTGTTTTGACAAAGCTATTCATGGTTCATTACCTATGAAAATGAGAATTACATTTTCTCAGAGAAAAGTGGAATTTCTTGAAGATTTTGGCTCAGATGTTAATAA GCTCCTGAATGCTTATGATGAACATCAAACACTCCTAAAAGAACAggattctttaaaaaggaaagcagaaaatgg